Proteins encoded within one genomic window of Bombina bombina isolate aBomBom1 chromosome 1, aBomBom1.pri, whole genome shotgun sequence:
- the LOC128665603 gene encoding posterior protein-like, with product MDIVERYIKKYASATYKTCADDPLTHQFKDVFVQCDQQNNKSKHKFLSKKSEKEKLSNVLSMLLRMKEIAEKKEFEWYTERVQLREQLDKLEQSITVASASVMENECQCDVLSEELDRLTELNSELEERLEECEERCILREQRVSSMEEKEMQREHVVASLKAELLESKSQLLHKEQCILSLKAQGIQDKCNHYSSSLAHVCPLEVNGTDNQTIDLDEQTSSNPDSPLLTLNQIPPILTPQTIGSRQRIEFRHKTPQSLTNLNSVTNPVSLTIQDRTNLCQILGKFDTNASPISLSNKLEAVITQYNLGNKDACALLRAWLPYQLAAQLKAPVGTHRGITADSNTNWGNVAERIKELQRIMCGRDARGANALENSRLKRGDDPVLFCNDYLSLYRATYSCPNMSHDDTDFLYSMANKCTAVDYSIKVALRNANSYQTFINILKDWIQDTKDDKTHRKIS from the coding sequence ATGGATATTGTTGAAAGGTACATTAAGAAGTATGCCTCTGCCACATACAAAACATGTGCAGATGATCCTTTAACTCATCAGTTTAAGGATGTTTTTGTTCAGTGTGATCAGCAAAATAATAAATCCAAGCATAAATTTTTGtctaaaaaatcagaaaaagagaagcTTAGCAATGTTTTATCTATGTTGCTTAGAATGAAAGAGATTGCTGAGAAAAAGGAGTTTGAATGGTACACAGAGAGAGTGCAGCTTAGAGAGCAATTGGATAAACTTGAGCAGTCTATAACTGTTGCATCTGCCTCTGTCATGGAAAATGAATGTCAATGTGATGTGCTGAGTGAGGAACTTGACAGGCTGACTGAATTAAATAGTGAACTGGAAGAAAGACTTGAAGAATGTGAGGAGAGGTGTATATTGAGAGAGCAACGAGTAAGCtctatggaagaaaaggaaatgcagagagaACATGTTGTTGCATCACTTAAGGCAGAACTGTTAGAGTCTAAATCACAGCTTTTACATAAGGAACAATGTATTTTGTCTCTGAAAGCACAGGGGATACAAGATAAATGCAACCATTACAGTAGTAGTCTAGCACATGTGTGTCCTTTAGAAGTAAATGGTACTGACAATCAAACTATAGATTTAGATGAACAGACCTCTAGCAACCCTGACAGTCCTTTGTTAACTTTAAACCAAATTCCCCCTATTCTAACTCCTCAAACAATAGGTAGTAGACAACGAATAGAATTCAGACACAAGACCCCTCAATCACTAACTAATCTGAATAGTGTTACTAACCCTGTGTCCCTCACAATACAAGACCGTACTAATCTGTGCCAAATTTTGGGTAAATTTGATACAAATGCATCACCAATAAGTTTATCTAATAAATTGGAGGCTGTAATCACACAGTACAATTTGGGAAATAAAGATGCATGTGCTTTACTTAGAGCTTGGTTGCCTTACCAGCTAGCCGCACAATTAAAAGCACCAGTGGGCACACACAGAGGTATAACAGCTGATTCAAACACAAACTGGGGAAATGTAGCTGAGAGAATAAAAGAATTGCAGCGCATCATGTGTGGCCGTGATGCTAGAGGTGCTAATGCATTAGAAAATTCTAGGTTAAAGAGAGGTGATGACCCAGTTTTGTTCTGTAATGATTATTTGTCACTATATAGAGCAACTTATAGTTGCCCAAACATGTCTCATGATGACACAGATTTCTTATATTCAATGGCCAATAAATGTACTGCTGTAGATTATTCCATAAAAGTAGCTCTCAGAAATGCTAATTCATACCAGACATTTATAAATATACTTAAAGATTGGATTCAAGATACAAAAGATGACAAAACACACAGGAAAATTTCCTGA